ATCGGGCTGGTTGAGGCCCGCCGCGCCCGAAATAGAGCGCGGCCCAATGTTGGGCACCGGCACATCGCCCGCCGCGATGAGCGTCGTAAACGCCCCGCCAGCCAAGCTTTGCTCGAGCTTATACGTAGTTCTGGAGTTGATTTTTCCCAGGCGCACCCGGAAAAACGTGCTGGGGTCTTCGAAGCTCCGCGTGAAAGTGAAGCGGTACGTGATGTCGTCGCCGGTGGTAGCGGCGTTGTTCTTCACGTGAATCTCGTAGCGAATATTCTCCCCAAACGTGTTGAAGTTGGGACCACCCTGTGGCAGCTCAAACGGGATGTAGTTGGCTACAATCGTAACCGTGGCGTTGCCGTCGTTGGCCGGCGAATCGGGCGAGCGGAAGGCGTAGAGGTCAGTATTATCGGCCAGGGGGTCTTCCGCAATAAGCGGAGCCTCGCGGTGCGAAGAGGCTTCCAGCGTATTATGCTGGCCACTCCACGCAAGCAGCCCACCCACAGCGGCGGCGGCCAACGTAACCTGAAGAGCGGAACGAGTAAACTGTTTTTTCATGAATGATGAAAAAGGAAAGGTGGGAAATGATTGGTGAAAAATGTGGAGAAGGACTAAGAATTATTTCCTGAAAATCAGGCTATTCATCTTAATGATTAGCAGCACCTACGGCTAACCTGGATTGGCGGTTTATCGCAGGCCGCAAATACCCGAATTTTACACCCTCCCAACTTTTCGGGCGTCCCCCGCTTAAGTACCCGGCTCGCCTGCCTGGGAGCCCGGCCGCCCCGGCAGGCGTACTTTTACGGGCCGGGCGGCGGTTTATTTCCATTTGTTTTTGTGGGCTGCGCAGGCGCAGCCGCCTTGTTTTCTTATGGCTAAAGTTGCCATCAACCTCGCCACCGGCGCCATTCAGCAGGAAGAGCTGATTGTGGGCATCGACCTGGGCACCACCAACTCGCTGGTGGCCTATGTGCACCCCGAAACCCGCCAGCCGGCGGCTATCAACGACCTGGGCCGGGGCACCATCGTGCCGTCGGTCGTGCACTTTCCGGCCGATGGCAGCTCGCCGCTGGTGGGCAATGAAGCCCGGGACTTCCTGCTTTCGGACCCCGCCCACACTATTTATTCGGTGAAGCGTCTGCTGGGTAAAAGCTACCGCGACCTGGGCCAGCACGCCGGCCAGCTCGGCTACAAGGTCATCGACGACGATACCGAGGGCCTGGTGAAAGTGCGGGTGGGCGAGCGCTTTTATTCGCCCATCGAGCTGTCGGCCGACATTCTGCGCGAGCTGCGCCACCGCGCCGAGCACGCCCTCAAAACGCCGGTGCGCCGCGCCGTCATTACGGTGCCTGCCTACTTCAACGACTCGCAGCGCCAGGCCACCCGCGACGCCGGCCGGCTAGCCGGCCTGGAGGTGCTGCGCATCGTGAACGAGCCCACCGCCGCCGCCCTGGCCTACGGCATCGGCCTTGACCCGAGCGAGGAGAAAACCGTGGCTGTGTACGACCTCGGTGGCGGCACCTTCGATATCAGCATCCTGCGCCTGCACCAGGGCATTTTTGAGGTGCTGAGTACCCACGGCGATACCTGGCTGGGCGGCGACGATATGGACCGCGCCGTAGTCGAGTTTTGGCAGGAGAAGTTCCAGCTCGCCCCCGCTTTTGCGAAAATCCCGGCCTTGCAGCAGCAGCTGCGCCTGGCCGCCGAAATGGCCAAGCGCTATCTCAGCCAGCACGATGATTTCACGACCCAGCTTATCGACGGCGACGAGCGCGTGACCGTCGTCACGCTCACCCGCGCCGAGTTCGACGGCCTCATTCGCCCGCTCGTAGACCGCACCATCGCGGCCTGCCGCCAGGCGCTGGGGGATGCCGGGCTAGCCCCCGCCGCCATCCAGGCGGTGCTGCTGGTGGGCGGCTCGACGCGCGTGCCGCTGGTACACAGCGAGGTGTCGAAGTTCTTCGGCCAAGAGGCTAATAATTCGCTCAACCCGGATGAGGTGGTGGCGCTGGGCGCCGCCATTCAGGCGGATATTCTGGCCGGCAACCGCCGCGACGTGCTGCTGCTCGACGTGACGCCGCTCACGCTGGGCATCGAAACGCTGGGGGGCCTCATGGACGCTATTATCCCGCGCAATTCCAAGATTCCGACCAAGGCTGGGCGCCAGTATACCACGAGCGTGGATGGCCAGGTGAACCTCAAGATTGGCGTGTACCAGGGTGAGCGCGACCTGGTTAGCGAAAATCGCAAGCTCGGCGAGTTTGTGCTCAGCGGCATCCCGGCCATGCCAGCGGGATTACCCAAGATTGACGTCAATTTTTTCCTCAATGCCGACGGCATCCTGCGCGTAGAAGCCGTGGAGCTGCGCTCGAACACCCGCCAGCAGGTGGACATAAAGCCGCAATACGGCCTCACCGATGAGCAGGTAGAGCAGATGCTCATGGACTCGCTCACCAACGCCAAGCAAGACGTGGCTGCCCGCCTGCTCATCGAGGGCCGTACCGCCGCCGAGCAATTGCTCTACCAGGTCGAGCGCTTCCTGAAAAAGAATGCCGCGCACCTCGCAGCCGCCGAAGTAAGCAGCACCACCGCCAAAACCGATGAGCTGCGCGAAGCCCTTAAAGGCAATGACCGTGACCTCATCCTCAAGCGCATGGATGAGCTCGATGAGCTAACCCGCCCATTTGCCGAGCGCGTGATGAATATTTCCATCAAGCAGGCCATGAGCGGCAAGCAGATAGGCTAGCGGCCTCTTGTTAACGCACAAAAAGCCCCGGCTACTGGCAGCAGTAGCCGGGGCTTTCTGGTTGGTTTGCTGCCGCTGGCGCTTAGGGGCGTGTGGTTGTGGTGTTGGTGCTCGTGCCGGGGCGGGTGCGGGTATTGAGGCGGCGCGTGGGCTGCGAGCCCGAGGTGGCCGGGCTGCCCAGGGGCTGGTCGGAGCGCAGGGTGCCGGCATCGGCGTTGCGGGCCGGCACCCCGTTGGGATACATGGTGGTGCGCGACGCGCCGACGGGCACAGTGGCGCCGGGCGATGCAGTGCCCGGCATTATAGTGCTGGGCGGACCGGGCGCGATGGTACCCACGGCCGGCGTAGCGGGCGAGCCGGGGGTAGGCATGGCGCTCGGGGTACCTACGGCGGGCGTTTGGGCGTGGGCCGAAAAGCTAAGGCCGAGCCCTAGCAGGGCGACGGCAAAAATGCTGCTTGTTTTCATAATCAAGTATGTCTACGTAAACTAAAAGTCGGCGCTGCTGCTGGGCTAGCCGGAATACGCCAAGTCTTTTACGCATAAGGCGGCGGCAGAAGCTTGATTTCTAGTAAGAACTTCCCTGCTAAGGCGACTTAAGCGCAGTAATTTTTCAGTCATATCACTTAAAATAAAGTACTTATTTATACTCGTGCCTGCCACAATAGTTTTCCGGATAACTGGCCGCCTCCTGGCCATAACTGCATCCGCCAGGCGCTCGCTTCCGGGATATGCAGGCCAGTAACCGGGCGTAAAGACCGGGCGCAGTAGCAGCTGGTAAGCAGCGCGAATTATAAAGCTCACGCTGCTTTGCAGCCGGCATATGCAGTACCAACTGGTGGTTGCCCACCCTGGCGACCGCTTATCTTTGGGTAGATTCTGTTTTTGCTGTTAATGCGCGTACTGCACACCGCCGATTGGCACTTGGGCCAGCACTTTCTTACCGGCCACGAGCGCCTTACCGAGCAAAAGGCCTTTCTGGACTGGCTGCTGGCCATTGTGCAGGCCGAAGGAGTGGAGGCGCTGGTGCTAGCCGGCGACGTATTCGACACGACCACGCCCTCGCACGCCGCGCAGGAGCTGTACTACGATTTTCTGGTGCACCTGCAAGGCACCGGCTGCCGCGATGTGGTGATAGTGGGCGGCAACCACGACTCGCCCACCCTACTCAACGCCAGCCGCCGGCTGCTGCGGGCGCTGCGCATTCACGTGGTAGGGGGCGTGCCGCCCGACCCCGCCGAGCAGATTATCGAGCTGGCCGGGGCTAGCGGCCGGCCGGGCCTGGTGGTGTGCGCCGTACCGTTTTTGCGCGACCGCGACCTGCGCTTGGCCGTGGCCGGCGAAACGCCCGACGAGCGCCAGCTGCGCATCCGCGACAGCATTGCCGGGCATTATAAAACCCTGAGTGAGCACGACCTGGTGCGCCGCCTGCGCGAGCACGACGTGCCGGTGCTGGCGACAGGCCACCTCTACGCGGCCGGCGGCGAGGCCCGCGAGGGCGCCGAGCGCGACGTGCACATTGGCGGGCTGGGCGTGGTGGGCGCCGAGCACTTCCCTGGCACTTTCGACTACGTGGCGCTGGGGCACCTGCACCGCCCGCAGGTGGTGGGCGGGCGCCCGCACATCCGCTACTCGGGCTCGCCGGTGCCGCTGTCCTTCACCGAGGCCGACGACCGGCAGCAAGTGCTGCTACTCGATTTTGCGGGGGCCGGGGCGCCGGCCATCACGCCGCTGGCGGTGCCGGTAGTGCGCCGCCTGCAACGCTTTCACGGCGAGCTGGCAGAAGTAGAGGCGGCCATTCTGGCGTTTGATAACGAAGCCTTTAGCCTGGTAGCCTGGGCCGATGTAGTCGTTTACGCCGACGAGCCCACAGCGGAGGTGCAGCGCCGGGTGCAAGCCGTGCTGAAGGAGCGCCGCGCCCACGTGCTGGCTCCGCGCGGCGCCCGCCACCACCGCCTCACCGAGCTGCCCGGCCTGACCAGCCCCAGCGCTGATGCGCCCCTGGAGCACCTCCACGAGCTCACGGTAGAGGAAGTATTCAGCCGGCGGGTGGCGGGCCTGCCGCCCGAGCGCGCGGCGGCCCTCACGGCCACCTTTCAGGAGCTGCGCCAGCTGCTGGCCGAGGCCGACCCGCTGGCCTGGGGCGGTGAGGCAGAAGCCTAATATTTTAACCAATAAATAATTCTTTGTTATTCCCCCAAGCCTTGCTTGTTTGTTGGAGAGGAATAGGGGTAATTTGCATCCTATTCTTTCCCGCATCCCATGAAAAAACTAATACTCCCCTTGCTCGTTTTGGCTGGCATGAGCACGGCCCGCCCGGCGCAGGCGCAGGCTGCCCTGGTCAACCTAGTTGGACTAGGCGTGCGCCTGGGCGCCCAGGCAATTTCGGGCAAAAAGGCCGCTACTCCCCAGCAGGTGATAAGCGCTGCTACTCCGCAAGCTACTGCCGAGCAGGCTGCGGCTACCCAGGCAGCCGTATTGTCGGCGGCACCGGCCCAACTGGTGATGCACCGCACCCCGGCCGATAAGCTGCCCAAGCAGGCCGCCGAGCAGATTACCACCCTCGAAGCCCAACTCGACGCCTGCCACGCCACCATGCTGGCCAGCCCCACCGGCGCGGTGCGCACACCCGAGCAGCGCGCTGCCATTCAGCAGGCCGCCGTGAACGTGGCTCGTGCCAAGCCAGGCTTCGACTTGCAACCCTACCAGCAGGAAATGGCCTATTATATGGCCGAAGATGCGCGCCGCCAACAAGCAGCCGCCCCCGCCGCGCCGGCTAAGTAGGCTAGCCGTCCTTCCTAAAAAAATACGCCCGTCCCAGCTACCAGCGCGGGCTAGGGCGTATTTTTGGGTATGAAGATTATCAGCCTGCGCTTTGCCAACCTCAACTCGCTGCCGGGGCCCTACCTCATCCGGTTCGACGCGGCGCCGCTGGCCGACACGGGCTTATTTGCCATCACCGGCCCCACGGGGGCGGGCAAAAGCACGCTGCTCGACGCCATTGCGGTGGGCCTCTACGGCCGGGTGCCGCGCCACGACCGCCAGGTGGGCGAGATGGTGAGCCGCCACGCGCCGGCCGCGTTTTCGGAGGTCGAGTTTGAGGTGCACGAAACCAACGCCGACACCGGCCACACGCGGCGCGTGCGCTACCGCTCGCGCTGGGAAGTGAAGCGCAAAACGCGCGGCGACGACAAAGGCGGGCTGGGCCAGGATGCCATGACGCTGGTTTTCAGCCCCTCGGGCGAAGCCGTTATCAGTGGCAAGGAGGCCGTGCCGGCCAAGGTGGGCGAGCTGTCGGGCCTCGACTTCGGGCAATTTGAGCAGGCCGTGCTGCTGAGCCAGGGCAAATTTGCGCGCTTCCTGCACGCCCCCGAGAGGGAGCGCAGCGCCTTGCTCGAAAAGATGACCAACGTGGGCATCTACTCGCGGCTGTCGGTAGCGGCGTTTGAGAAAGCCAAGGAAGAAGAGCAGAAAACCCAGCTACTGGCTGCCCGCCTCGATGCCACCCGCCTGCTCACTGACGCAGAGCGCGCCGCCTTGGAAGCCCAGCTCGATGCCCTGAGCGAGCAAGCGGAGCAGCACCACGAAGAAGAGCAGGAATTAACCGTGTGCCTGACC
The genomic region above belongs to Hymenobacter sp. BRD128 and contains:
- the hscA gene encoding Fe-S protein assembly chaperone HscA codes for the protein MAKVAINLATGAIQQEELIVGIDLGTTNSLVAYVHPETRQPAAINDLGRGTIVPSVVHFPADGSSPLVGNEARDFLLSDPAHTIYSVKRLLGKSYRDLGQHAGQLGYKVIDDDTEGLVKVRVGERFYSPIELSADILRELRHRAEHALKTPVRRAVITVPAYFNDSQRQATRDAGRLAGLEVLRIVNEPTAAALAYGIGLDPSEEKTVAVYDLGGGTFDISILRLHQGIFEVLSTHGDTWLGGDDMDRAVVEFWQEKFQLAPAFAKIPALQQQLRLAAEMAKRYLSQHDDFTTQLIDGDERVTVVTLTRAEFDGLIRPLVDRTIAACRQALGDAGLAPAAIQAVLLVGGSTRVPLVHSEVSKFFGQEANNSLNPDEVVALGAAIQADILAGNRRDVLLLDVTPLTLGIETLGGLMDAIIPRNSKIPTKAGRQYTTSVDGQVNLKIGVYQGERDLVSENRKLGEFVLSGIPAMPAGLPKIDVNFFLNADGILRVEAVELRSNTRQQVDIKPQYGLTDEQVEQMLMDSLTNAKQDVAARLLIEGRTAAEQLLYQVERFLKKNAAHLAAAEVSSTTAKTDELREALKGNDRDLILKRMDELDELTRPFAERVMNISIKQAMSGKQIG
- a CDS encoding exonuclease SbcCD subunit D C-terminal domain-containing protein encodes the protein MRVLHTADWHLGQHFLTGHERLTEQKAFLDWLLAIVQAEGVEALVLAGDVFDTTTPSHAAQELYYDFLVHLQGTGCRDVVIVGGNHDSPTLLNASRRLLRALRIHVVGGVPPDPAEQIIELAGASGRPGLVVCAVPFLRDRDLRLAVAGETPDERQLRIRDSIAGHYKTLSEHDLVRRLREHDVPVLATGHLYAAGGEAREGAERDVHIGGLGVVGAEHFPGTFDYVALGHLHRPQVVGGRPHIRYSGSPVPLSFTEADDRQQVLLLDFAGAGAPAITPLAVPVVRRLQRFHGELAEVEAAILAFDNEAFSLVAWADVVVYADEPTAEVQRRVQAVLKERRAHVLAPRGARHHRLTELPGLTSPSADAPLEHLHELTVEEVFSRRVAGLPPERAAALTATFQELRQLLAEADPLAWGGEAEA